The following DNA comes from Deltaproteobacteria bacterium.
TTTTTACAGGGATGGGCTCTTCACATTCGATGCATATGCCGAAGTGAGGATCGTCCATTCTCCTGAGCGCTGACTGAAGGCGGGAAAGCCTGTTTTTTGACGATCTCAGGTTGGCATCGTTTATGCTCTTTGAATTGATAGCTTCCATGCGCGTCAGCCTGCCGATGGCAACGTCAGGCGCCACCGGTTTTGACATTTCTTCCAGAGATATAATATTCAGCTTTAATGATTCAATCTCTTCAAGGATCTTCACCTTGAGCAGCGCTTTATCTTTTTCATTCATATCAATAGCACCTTATCGGTTTCTAATAACAAGGCATTCCTCCCTCCGTCTCCATGAAGCAATCAACTCCCCGCAAAAGAGGATGATAATAGCCGCATAAAAGAACCAGAGAATAATAACAATCATGGCCCCCAGTGATCCGTAGATAAAACTATGACGGCCCAGGTTGGCTATATACCAGGCAAAGAGATATTTCGCCCCTTCAAACATGATGGCGCAAACAAAGCCTCCGCCAAGACCGTTTACGACAGATACGGTGCGCCTCGACAAGACGGTGTAAAAAATGGCAAAGAGCAGCGTCAGAATCATAACG
Coding sequences within:
- a CDS encoding TraR/DksA C4-type zinc finger protein, with product MNEKDKALLKVKILEEIESLKLNIISLEEMSKPVAPDVAIGRLTRMEAINSKSINDANLRSSKNRLSRLQSALRRMDDPHFGICIECEEPIPVKRLMIIPECLKCVECMEE